The genomic DNA AACATGCTCCCGGACGTGCTGACGACGCAGTTGCGCGACGAGGCCGCCGGCGGTCCGGTCGGGGTCCGGGTGCTCCGCATCGCGACCCACCACGCCGTCCGGTCGGAGGGGCTGGGGAGCCGGTTGCTGGACGAGGTCGCCGCGGAGTTCGGCCCCCAGTCGACCGACGGGAGCGACGAGGGCCCACCCGAGCCGGGATGGCCGAACGACCCCGTGGACTACCTCGGCGTCGGGTACGGCGCGACGCCCCGCCTGCTGCGGTTCTGGCGGCAGAACGGGTTCCGGACGGTCCATCTCTCGACGACCCGGAACGACACCTCCGGGGAGCACTCCGCGCTGATGATGCGCCCGCTCACTGACGCCGGCCACGAGCTCCACGACCGGAGCGCCGACTGGTTCGCGCGCCGGGTCGGGAGCGTCCTCGGCGACCCCCTCCGTGACGCCGACCCGGACGTGGTCCGGGCGACGCTCCGCGCGGCCGACGCGACGGTCCCGCTCGATCTGACCGACCGCGAGTGGCGAACCGTCGCCGCCGCGGCGTACGGCCCCGGGATGTACGCCCCCGCGCCGCGGCCGTTCCGACAGCTGGCGCTCCACGACCTGCTGGGTGGCTCGGCGGCGGGCCTGAGCGACGACGAGGAACGCCTCCTCGTGCGGAAGGCGCTCCAGGCCCGGCCGTGGGAGGCGGTGGCCGACGAACTCGACTGCGTCTCGCGGCGTGCCTGTATGCGCGCGTTCGGGGACGCCTGCGTCGGACTCGTGGACGCGTACGGGACCGACGCGGCCCGTGAGGAGGCGGCGCGATACCGATGACCGGCCCCTCGACGCTCGGCACCCCTGTCGCGGTCCTCACGGCGGTCGTCGGTCCCGCCGTCGAGGTGCCCGTTCTGGGGACCGTCGAGGCGGCCTGGCTCGTCGCACTCGTCCTCCTGCTGGCGGGCATCCTCGGGAGCCTCCTCCCCGGGCTCCCGGGGCCCGCGCTCTCGCTGGCGGGCGTGCTGGGGTACTGGTGGGCGACCGGCTACGCGAGCCCCGGGACGCTCGCACTCGTCGGACTGGTCGCGCTCGGTCTGCTGGGTCTCGCAGCCGACTGGTTGGCGGCCCCCCTCGGCGCGCGGGCCGGCGGCGCCTCGACGCGGACGACCGCAGTGGCCGGCATCGTCGGCTTCGCGCTCCTGTTCGTGCTCGGCCCGCTCGGCGTCGTCCTCGGTGTCGCCGGGACGGTGTTCCTGCTCGAACTGCGGCGGTCGGAGGACCCGGAGGCCTCGCTGCGGGCGGCGGGTGCGGCGACCGTCGCCGTCCTCGGGAGCGCGCTCGCACAGCTGGTCGTCACGGGCGCGATGCTGGTGGGCTTCCTGCTGGTGGTCTGAGACCCGCAGCCTCGCTCAGCGTCCCATCGTGTGGAACTCCTCGTTCGGCCGCATGTCCGTCACCAGCGCCATCCGGTTGGCGAGGTTGTAGTAGGCCACGACGCTGGCGATGTCCCAGACGGCCTCGTCGTCGAAGCCCGCCTCGCGGAGGCGGTCGAGGTCGGACTCGTCGACGCGACCCGGGGACTCGGTCAGCTTGACCGCGAAATCCAGCATCGCACGGTGCTGGTCGGAGATATCGGCGAGGCGGTGGTTGGCGGCAATCTGGTCGGCGAGCAGCGGCGCCTCGGCGAAGATGCGAAGCAGCGCACCGTGCGCGACGATGCAGTAGTAGCAGTCGTTCGTCCCTGAGACGGCGACGATGATCATCTCGATCTCCTCGGGGGCGAGCGAACTCCCCTCGTGGATGGCGTCGTAGTAGCCGAAGAAGGCGCGGAACTGCTCGGGTCGGTGGGCCAGCGCCGAGAACACGTTCGGCGTGAACCCGGCGCGGTTCGCCTCCTCGGTGATGCGCTCCTGCAGGTCCTCGGGGATGTCCTCGAAGTCGGGCACCGGGAACCGCGTCATCGCGTCGTCCCGGAGCGTCGGTGTCTCGTCGGCTGGGGCCATACCCGGACTCCGACTGGCGGCCGGTTAGTCGTTGCGCCGGGGGGCGTCCTCGGGCCTGTCGTCCGTCTCCCCGTCGCGGGACCCGTCACCGTCACCGCTGCCACTCACGGAGGTACCACCCCCGTCGGCCTCCGGTTCGTGGCGTCCCCCCTCCTCGTCGCGGGGGACGACCCCACGGGTGCTGGCGCCGTGGTCCTTGTCGGTGGCCGAGCGCTCCGGTGTCCCGGCCGAGAGATTGACCACGCCCTCGTCCTCGTCCGGTCGGAGCTGGCGGCTCACCAGATAGAGCACGGTGTACCCGACGAGCCCGATGGCGAAGACGGTCACCGGGATGAGGAAGGGGCCGAACGTCTGCACCATCCCCTCTACGACCGACTGGACCCCGACCATCGGCCGATGGTACGGCCGGCAGCGGTTTAGTTGTGGGCATCCGGCCGCCGGCGGCGGCCGGACGCGTCCACGGGGGGGAGCGGCGGCCCACAGGTTCAAACCGGGAGCCGACGAACCGCCGCTGTGTACGCGACGGGCCACTACGGGATGGCACTGCTCGTCTACGCGCCGGTCGGCCACCTCCTCCTGAAGGCCGACCCCTTCCTCGCGTTCGTCGGCGGCGCGGGCGTCCTCGCGCTCGCGACGCTCCCGGACATCGACATGGACCTCCCGCTGGTCCCGCATCGCGGCCCGACGCACTCGCTGCTGTTTCTCGCACTGGTCGCGGGGGCGCTGGGTGCGGTCGGCTGGACCATCGGGCAGGGCCCGTGGCAGCCCCTCGGCGGCCCGACCAGAGCGGCGCTGTTCGCCGGCGGCATCGGCGTCCTGGGCGTCGGGTCGCACCTCCTCGCGGACATGCTCACGCCCGCCGGGGTGAACCTCCTCTGGCCGCTCCCGGCCGAGGCGCTCAGTTTCGACGTCGCCCGCGCCGACAACACCATCGCCAACTACGGACTCCTCGGCCTGGGAGCGTTCGCGACGGCCGCCGTGGTGCTGGTCGCGAGTCCGGTCTGACTCCGTCCTCGCTTCGGATCCGAACCTGGCCGGGGGCGCGAATCCCCCGGCTCCGTCCGACGACAGGAGTGACCGTCGACCGCCTGCAACTGACGGGCGCCTTTAGTCTGACCCCCGTGCCGGGCGCCAATCTTTATGCCCCGACCGCCGGTCCCTCCGGGCATGGAACACCACAAGGGCGAGCCCCTGAGTCACTTCGGCGACGTGCCGGCGATGGCGGCGGACCGGTACGGCGACAAGACCGCGTTCACCTCCTTCGGGCAGGAACTCTCCTTCGCTGAACTCGACGCCCAGGCGAATCAGGCCGCGAACCTGCTCGTCGAACAGGGCGTCGAGCCGGGTGACCGGGTCGGGCTGTTCATCCCGAACACGAACCAGTTCCCGCCGGCGTACTTCGGCATCATCCGCGCGGGGGCCGTGGCGGTCCCGCTCAACCTCCGGATGGACCCGAACACGCTGGGCTACGTCGTCAACAACTCCGAGGCCGACATCGTCATCGCCTCGCCCGTCCTCGCCGACGAGGCCAAGCAGCTCGCGAGCGCGACGGACATCGAGACGCTCCTCCTTCCCGGCGTCACGGACGACGGCATCGTCAACTACTCGCAGGCGATGGCCGACCAGCCGACCGACTTCGACCGGCCCGAGCGCGAGCCCTCGGACATCGCCTGCCAGCCGTACACCTCCGGCACCACGGGCAAGCCGAAGGGCGTCCTCCTGAGCCACGAGAACCTCCTCTCGGCGGTGGAGGCGTACACGAAGGGTGGGCTGGCGGTCGACGCCGACGACTCCATCGTTCTCGTCCTGCCGCTGTTCCACATCTTCGCGCTGAACGCCATCATGTCGACCTACCTCTACAAGGGCGCGACGATGCACCTGCAGCCCCAGCCCGACGCCGAGAACATGCTGACGGCGCTGGACGAGCACGACGTGACCACGATGGCCGGGGTGCCGGCGATGTACACGATGATGTGGCAGGAGTACCGCGGCAACGAGGAGCAGTACGACCTCTCCTCGCTGCGCTACGTCAACTGCGCCGCCGCGCCGCTGCCGGACAACGTCCGCCGCACCATCGAGGAGGCCTGGGGGGTCCCGATGATCGAGGGCTGGGGGATGACCGAGACGGCCCCGGCGGGGACTATCGAGCCCTCGCACGGTGTCCGAAAGGAGGCCGGCTGTATCGGCCCCGTGCTGGAGGTGTGTGACGTCAAGATCGTCGACCCGGACACGCGCGAGACGAAGGTGTCGACGGAGCAGCTGAAACCGTTCCCGGACCAGGACCTCGACTTCGAGGGCGAGGAGACGACCGGCGAGATCGCCATCACGGGCCCCAACATCTTCGAGGGGTACTTCAAGCTGCCCGAGAAGACGAAGGAGGTGTTCGACGACGAGGGCTACTTCCTCACCGAGGACATCGCGCGCGTCGACGAGGACGGCTACCTCTGGATGGTCGACCGTGCCGACGACATGATCATCGCGGGCGGGGAGAACATCTACCCCGCCGAGGTCGAGGACGCGCTCTACGAGCACCCCGACGTCGCCGAGGCCGGGGTCTGTGGCGCCCCGCACGCGGTCAAGGGCGAGGCGCCCGTCGCGTTCGTCGTCCTCGAGGAGGGCTCGGACCTGACCGAGGAGGAGCTCCGGAAGTTCACCCTCGACCACGTCGCCACCTACGCCCACCCGCGGCGCATCTGGTTCGTCGACGAGCTCCCGCGCTCGGCCACGCAGAAGGTCCAGCGCTTCCAGCTCGAGGAGATGGCCAAGGAGCGCCTGGAGGGCGGCCAGCTAGAGAGCGGCGAGGAGCTGTAGGCCGAGCCGCCCTCCCGCTATCGAAGCGAGCTTGCTTCGAAGAACACAGATTTCGGAACTTCTCGAACACCTACAGCCCGACAGTGGATAATAATTGCTTAGAAATCGAAATATTCCAGATAGAACATCTCTATCGATTCGGTGCATCCGCGCGCCGCAGGCGCGCGGTTCACCGGCACGAGGGCGCCGTAGGCGCCCGAGTGCCGGCCGTTTTTCTGAACGTTTTTTGCCGTGAGCGGTTCGCCGGCGGCGCCGGCGAACCCGAGCGGGAAAAAACGCTCGTTTAGATGAGGTCCTGGTCCTCGAGCTGCTCCATCACGTCGTCGACGAAGTCCTCGGCGGAGTCGTAGGGGAAGTCGCCGCCGCCGAGCTTCGTGTTGAGCTCCATGGCGGTCATGGAGAAGTCGCCGGACTCGAACTTCGTGCCCGGCCCGTTCGGGAGCGCGGGAACGAGGTCCATCGGGCTGTTGATCGGGTAGTCCGCACCCTCGAACGCGTCGACCATCTGCTGTCGGAGGTCATCCTTGTCGACCATAATGCGTCTCAACCTTGCGGTCGGAATGTAATAAAGAATGATGTTCCGGCGCAGGGGAACCCACGACTCGTTCCGGGGCGGACCACCGACCATTACCCCGGAAGGGCACGAACCCGCACGTATGCCGCGCGACGAGCGCCCCACCGTGGACGACGCATACGACCGGCTGGCCGGGACCTACGAGAGCCAGGAGAGAGACCCGTACTGCGCGGACCTGGAGTTCCCCGCGACGACGGCGCTCCTCCCGGATGTGGCGGGCGACAGGGTCCTCGATGCGGGGTGTGGGCACGGTCGGTACGCGGAGTGGCTGGTCGAGCGGGGGGCGGACGTCCTCGCCGTCGACCGGAACGCCGAGATGCTCGACCGCGCGAGACGGCGGCTCGGCGACCGGGCGACGGTCCGCCGGGCCGATATCACCGGGCCCATCGAGGCCGCCGACGATGGCGGGTTCGACGGTGTCGTCTGCGGGCTCTCGCTGCACTACGTCGAGGACTGGCGGGAGGCGTTCGCGGAGTTCGCTCGCGTCCTCCGGCCGGGCGGGTTCCTGGTGTTCTCGGCGCAGCATCCGGTGGACGAGTACATCGCGTTCGAGGCCGAGAACTACTTCGAGGTCGAACGGGACAGCATGACGTGGGCGGCCGGCGACGAGACGGTCGAGGTCCCGTTCTACCGCCGGCCGTTCTCCGAGGTCGTCAACCCGCTGGTCGAGACCGGGTTCCGGCTGGACGAACTGGTCGAGCCGACACCGACGGAGCGGTTCAGGGAGCGGAAACCGGAGTCCTACGAGAAACGGATGCGGTACCCCACGTTCCTGTGCATCAGGGCGACGAGGGGCGAGTAGCGGCCGGCGAGGTCGAACCCGCTACTGGAAGCCCCGGATGGGTTGAGCCTGGCTCGACTCGTCGTCGGCGTTCTCCATCCGCTGTGCGAGCTGCTCGCGGGCCTCGCGGATCTCCTCGGCGTGTTCGACCAGGTCGTCGGTCGGGACCTCGATACCCGTGAGCGGCTCGATGCCCCCCGTGATGATGATGCGCGCGGCCTCCGGGTCCGGGAACCGGCCCTCGGTCTCGACGATGAGACCGATCGCCGGGAGGTCACGGCGTTCCGCCGCCGCGAGCAGGG from Haloglomus litoreum includes the following:
- a CDS encoding DUF456 domain-containing protein, whose product is MTGPSTLGTPVAVLTAVVGPAVEVPVLGTVEAAWLVALVLLLAGILGSLLPGLPGPALSLAGVLGYWWATGYASPGTLALVGLVALGLLGLAADWLAAPLGARAGGASTRTTAVAGIVGFALLFVLGPLGVVLGVAGTVFLLELRRSEDPEASLRAAGAATVAVLGSALAQLVVTGAMLVGFLLVV
- a CDS encoding peroxidase-related enzyme (This protein belongs to a clade of uncharacterized proteins related to peroxidases such as the alkylhydroperoxidase AhpD.) is translated as MAPADETPTLRDDAMTRFPVPDFEDIPEDLQERITEEANRAGFTPNVFSALAHRPEQFRAFFGYYDAIHEGSSLAPEEIEMIIVAVSGTNDCYYCIVAHGALLRIFAEAPLLADQIAANHRLADISDQHRAMLDFAVKLTESPGRVDESDLDRLREAGFDDEAVWDIASVVAYYNLANRMALVTDMRPNEEFHTMGR
- a CDS encoding metal-dependent hydrolase, whose product is MYATGHYGMALLVYAPVGHLLLKADPFLAFVGGAGVLALATLPDIDMDLPLVPHRGPTHSLLFLALVAGALGAVGWTIGQGPWQPLGGPTRAALFAGGIGVLGVGSHLLADMLTPAGVNLLWPLPAEALSFDVARADNTIANYGLLGLGAFATAAVVLVASPV
- a CDS encoding class I adenylate-forming enzyme family protein; protein product: MEHHKGEPLSHFGDVPAMAADRYGDKTAFTSFGQELSFAELDAQANQAANLLVEQGVEPGDRVGLFIPNTNQFPPAYFGIIRAGAVAVPLNLRMDPNTLGYVVNNSEADIVIASPVLADEAKQLASATDIETLLLPGVTDDGIVNYSQAMADQPTDFDRPEREPSDIACQPYTSGTTGKPKGVLLSHENLLSAVEAYTKGGLAVDADDSIVLVLPLFHIFALNAIMSTYLYKGATMHLQPQPDAENMLTALDEHDVTTMAGVPAMYTMMWQEYRGNEEQYDLSSLRYVNCAAAPLPDNVRRTIEEAWGVPMIEGWGMTETAPAGTIEPSHGVRKEAGCIGPVLEVCDVKIVDPDTRETKVSTEQLKPFPDQDLDFEGEETTGEIAITGPNIFEGYFKLPEKTKEVFDDEGYFLTEDIARVDEDGYLWMVDRADDMIIAGGENIYPAEVEDALYEHPDVAEAGVCGAPHAVKGEAPVAFVVLEEGSDLTEEELRKFTLDHVATYAHPRRIWFVDELPRSATQKVQRFQLEEMAKERLEGGQLESGEEL
- a CDS encoding MTH865 family protein: MVDKDDLRQQMVDAFEGADYPINSPMDLVPALPNGPGTKFESGDFSMTAMELNTKLGGGDFPYDSAEDFVDDVMEQLEDQDLI
- a CDS encoding class I SAM-dependent methyltransferase — its product is MPRDERPTVDDAYDRLAGTYESQERDPYCADLEFPATTALLPDVAGDRVLDAGCGHGRYAEWLVERGADVLAVDRNAEMLDRARRRLGDRATVRRADITGPIEAADDGGFDGVVCGLSLHYVEDWREAFAEFARVLRPGGFLVFSAQHPVDEYIAFEAENYFEVERDSMTWAAGDETVEVPFYRRPFSEVVNPLVETGFRLDELVEPTPTERFRERKPESYEKRMRYPTFLCIRATRGE